One Lachnospiraceae bacterium C1.1 genomic region harbors:
- a CDS encoding TetR-like C-terminal domain-containing protein: MKDEHLDRRTKKTRKLLWDGLAKLMLEHDINEITVKDLTELVDINRSTFYIHYKDIYDLLNSIEAELLDDFDELLNYNVDGSKDVHQQVMPILATLYSRLYEQKNLASAFLGPHGDASFIYALQSLLSKKITDLLKNDSTDEEIYAFYSAFCFSGCVGIIKEWIKTGYKKKPDEMAEITAKLLINGI, translated from the coding sequence ATGAAGGACGAACACCTCGACAGGCGAACAAAAAAGACCCGCAAGCTCTTATGGGACGGGCTTGCAAAACTCATGCTCGAGCATGACATCAATGAGATAACCGTCAAAGATCTGACAGAACTGGTGGATATTAACAGAAGTACATTTTATATACACTACAAGGATATCTATGATTTATTAAATTCTATTGAAGCTGAACTTTTAGACGATTTTGATGAATTGTTAAACTATAATGTAGATGGATCAAAAGATGTTCACCAGCAGGTCATGCCTATACTTGCAACACTTTACTCGAGGCTCTATGAACAGAAAAATCTTGCCAGCGCTTTTCTTGGTCCTCATGGTGACGCATCATTTATATATGCCCTCCAATCGCTTTTAAGCAAAAAGATCACTGATCTCTTAAAAAATGACTCCACTGATGAAGAAATATACGCTTTCTATTCAGCCTTTTGTTTCAGCGGCTGTGTCGGAATAATCAAAGAGTGGATAAAAACAGGCTATAAGAAAAAGCCTGACGAAATGGCCGAAATCACGGCAAAGCTTCTCATCAATGGAATTTAG
- a CDS encoding alpha/beta hydrolase fold domain-containing protein — protein sequence MADNYIIKMGIATKDALTAPIIKYYLAKNEIHLTKTEMEEKMRALKGNQEPYRLDRELIKGEVSSFRVDNFSCYTFMPREYKTDKHVIYFTGGAFFQEATKFHIQFMETLAKRAGVKVTMVAYPKVPTYDGFLTYKMAEVAYKKILEETDAKNIVVSGDSSGGAIALTLPQYFRDKGLPMPRGVVVYSPACSIKSNSPETQEYQKRDPMLILDAVKIPVKIWREGISDIVCDPMAIDPETLPHILVFTGTEDVLYPDTKNFVEKMHYAGKDIKCYIFKGMFHVFHLQYMTIAATECMKITCDYLRDL from the coding sequence ATGGCAGATAACTACATTATTAAAATGGGGATTGCAACAAAGGATGCTTTGACAGCACCGATAATAAAGTATTATCTTGCAAAAAATGAAATTCACCTGACCAAAACCGAAATGGAAGAAAAAATGCGTGCTCTCAAGGGCAATCAGGAGCCTTATCGTCTTGACAGGGAACTGATCAAGGGTGAAGTCAGTTCATTTAGAGTGGATAATTTTTCATGCTATACATTTATGCCCAGAGAGTATAAAACTGATAAACATGTGATCTATTTTACAGGGGGAGCTTTCTTTCAGGAAGCAACAAAATTCCACATTCAATTTATGGAGACACTTGCTAAAAGGGCAGGAGTTAAGGTAACAATGGTCGCTTATCCGAAAGTTCCTACATATGATGGATTTTTGACTTATAAGATGGCAGAAGTTGCCTATAAAAAAATATTGGAAGAAACGGACGCGAAGAATATCGTTGTTTCGGGTGACTCATCAGGAGGAGCTATAGCGCTTACACTACCGCAGTATTTTAGAGATAAAGGCTTGCCGATGCCGAGAGGCGTAGTGGTTTATTCTCCGGCCTGCAGTATAAAGTCTAATTCACCAGAAACTCAGGAATATCAGAAAAGAGATCCGATGCTCATTTTGGATGCAGTAAAGATTCCCGTAAAGATCTGGAGAGAAGGTATTTCCGATATAGTATGCGATCCGATGGCGATAGATCCGGAAACACTGCCGCATATCTTAGTTTTTACCGGCACAGAGGATGTGCTTTATCCTGATACGAAGAATTTTGTCGAAAAGATGCATTATGCAGGCAAAGACATAAAATGCTATATCTTCAAAGGCATGTTCCATGTTTTTCACCTTCAATACATGACGATCGCAGCGACTGAGTGCATGAAGATCACCTGTGACTACCTCAGGGATCTTTGA
- a CDS encoding aspartate kinase, translating into MLVVKKFGGTSVANKERIFNVAKRCLDDYRAGNQVVVVLSAMGKQTDVLINMAKEINPNPPKRELDMLLTTGEQTSVALMSMAFNYLNIPAVSLNAFQVAMHSSSSYGNARIKRIDTERIQHELDSRKIVIITGFQGVNKYDDYTTLGRGGSDTTAVALAAALRADMCEIYTDVDGVFTADPRIVPNARKMEEITYDEMLDLATLGAGVLHNRSVELAKKYNVPLVVRSSLNESEGTTIKEVVKVEGMLVSGVAAEKNATRISVIGLEDRPGIAFRLFDLIAKQNINVDMILQSIGRDGTKDISFTVPEDSADEAIKVLEDNMEKMRAHKIDVNKDVAKVSVVGAGMMSNPGVAAKMFEALYGADININMISTSEIRVTVLIAEADVDRAMIAVHNAFELED; encoded by the coding sequence ATGCTGGTAGTTAAAAAGTTTGGCGGAACATCCGTCGCAAACAAAGAACGTATCTTCAATGTGGCAAAAAGATGCCTGGATGATTACCGCGCAGGTAATCAGGTAGTAGTAGTACTTTCGGCAATGGGAAAACAGACGGATGTACTTATCAACATGGCGAAGGAGATTAATCCTAACCCGCCTAAGAGAGAACTTGACATGCTTCTTACAACAGGAGAACAGACATCTGTTGCACTTATGAGCATGGCTTTCAATTATCTCAACATACCGGCGGTTTCACTGAATGCTTTTCAGGTTGCCATGCATTCATCAAGCTCATACGGCAATGCAAGAATTAAGAGAATTGATACTGAGCGTATACAGCACGAGCTGGACAGCAGAAAGATTGTTATCATAACAGGCTTCCAGGGCGTGAATAAATATGATGATTATACAACACTTGGACGTGGCGGCTCGGATACGACCGCGGTAGCCCTTGCAGCAGCACTCAGAGCTGATATGTGTGAGATTTATACAGATGTAGATGGCGTATTTACAGCTGATCCGAGAATTGTTCCAAATGCACGTAAGATGGAAGAGATAACCTATGATGAAATGCTCGATCTTGCAACACTTGGAGCAGGTGTGCTTCATAACCGTTCAGTAGAACTTGCCAAGAAATATAACGTGCCTCTCGTGGTACGCTCAAGCTTAAATGAATCAGAAGGAACTACAATCAAGGAGGTAGTTAAAGTGGAAGGAATGCTTGTTAGTGGTGTAGCTGCAGAGAAGAATGCTACCAGAATTTCAGTTATTGGACTTGAGGACAGACCGGGTATTGCGTTCAGACTTTTTGATCTTATCGCAAAGCAGAATATAAATGTTGATATGATCCTTCAGTCTATCGGACGTGACGGCACAAAGGACATTTCCTTTACAGTACCTGAGGACAGTGCTGATGAGGCAATCAAAGTTCTTGAGGATAATATGGAAAAGATGAGAGCCCACAAGATCGATGTTAACAAGGATGTTGCAAAGGTTTCTGTAGTAGGTGCAGGAATGATGAGTAACCCGGGTGTTGCTGCAAAGATGTTCGAAGCCCTTTACGGAGCAGACATAAATATCAATATGATCTCAACATCCGAGATCAGAGTTACAGTTCTTATTGCCGAGGCTGATGTAGATCGCGCAATGATCGCTGTACACAATGCTTTTGAACTTGAGGATTGA
- a CDS encoding homoserine dehydrogenase, whose translation MTKIAVLGYGTVGSGVVEVLTKNQKIINNKAKEEIDIKYVLDLRDFPGDPIQDKIVHDFDVILKDPEVRVVVEVMGGLHPAYEFTKAALEEGKSVCTSNKELVAEFGPELISIAHANNVNYLFEASCGGGIPIIRPLNSSITADDVDEITGILNGTTNYILTEMTEKGLSYEEVLKDAQAKGYAERNPEADVEGYDAVRKLAILSSLAYGRTADYKKIYTEGITKISKEDIDYAKAMGREIKLLATSRKTVTDGEKHCYALVAPFLIDASTPLYSVNGVYNAILVHGNMLGYAMFYGAGAGSLPTASAVVSDVVDEVRHIGRTLIFNWNPKQIDLPSVENDEKKFFVRVSADKLEKAKSLMNAEEVVSLEEHADEAGLVTEKMSEKEFNDRAEKLGGVISRIRIKEMAL comes from the coding sequence ATGACAAAAATAGCAGTACTCGGATATGGTACAGTAGGAAGCGGAGTAGTAGAAGTTCTTACAAAGAATCAGAAAATTATCAATAACAAGGCTAAAGAAGAGATTGATATAAAATATGTTCTTGATCTGAGAGATTTCCCCGGAGATCCTATTCAGGATAAAATCGTACATGACTTTGATGTTATCTTAAAGGATCCGGAAGTAAGAGTTGTGGTAGAAGTCATGGGCGGTCTTCATCCTGCATATGAATTCACAAAGGCAGCACTTGAAGAGGGAAAGAGCGTATGTACTTCAAATAAAGAGCTTGTTGCTGAGTTCGGTCCTGAGCTTATTTCTATAGCTCATGCAAATAATGTAAATTATCTTTTCGAAGCAAGCTGCGGCGGTGGAATCCCGATCATCAGACCTCTGAACAGCTCCATAACTGCTGATGATGTTGATGAGATCACAGGTATTCTTAACGGTACAACCAATTACATCCTTACAGAGATGACAGAAAAGGGTCTTAGCTATGAGGAAGTTCTTAAGGATGCACAGGCAAAGGGCTATGCTGAAAGAAATCCTGAGGCAGATGTAGAAGGATACGACGCAGTCAGAAAACTTGCAATCCTTTCATCACTTGCTTATGGCAGAACTGCTGATTATAAGAAAATCTATACAGAGGGAATAACAAAGATCAGCAAGGAAGATATAGATTATGCAAAGGCAATGGGCAGAGAGATAAAGCTCCTTGCAACCAGCCGAAAGACGGTTACAGATGGAGAAAAACATTGCTATGCACTCGTTGCACCATTCCTTATAGATGCATCCACACCGCTTTACAGTGTAAACGGTGTTTATAATGCGATTTTGGTACATGGCAATATGCTTGGATATGCAATGTTCTACGGAGCAGGAGCAGGTTCACTTCCAACAGCAAGCGCGGTTGTATCTGATGTTGTTGATGAGGTAAGGCATATCGGTCGTACACTTATTTTCAACTGGAATCCAAAGCAGATAGATCTTCCTTCAGTTGAAAATGATGAGAAGAAATTTTTCGTAAGAGTATCTGCTGATAAGCTTGAAAAAGCAAAGAGCCTTATGAATGCTGAAGAAGTGGTTAGTCTGGAAGAACATGCAGATGAGGCAGGACTTGTTACAGAAAAAATGAGCGAAAAAGAATTTAATGATCGCGCAGAAAAGCTTGGCGGAGTAATAAGCCGCATAAGAATCAAAGAAATGGCTTTATAA
- a CDS encoding ACT domain-containing protein, giving the protein MEEGKNYYLVTEHAIPEVLIKVVNAKKLIESGRAASVQEATESVGISRSSFYKYKDDILPFHDTTKGTTITLSVQMDDEPGLLSDVLKSIAAFKANILTIHQSIPINGIASLTISIQVLSETEDVSKMVDAMNAQNGVQSVKILGKSLA; this is encoded by the coding sequence TTGGAAGAAGGAAAAAATTATTATCTTGTTACTGAGCATGCTATACCGGAAGTGCTCATAAAAGTGGTCAATGCAAAAAAACTTATAGAATCCGGAAGGGCTGCCAGCGTGCAGGAAGCAACAGAATCAGTCGGAATAAGCAGAAGTTCATTCTATAAATATAAAGATGATATTCTTCCTTTTCACGATACAACAAAAGGAACGACAATTACACTTTCAGTGCAGATGGATGATGAACCCGGGCTGTTATCGGATGTATTAAAGTCGATAGCGGCATTTAAGGCTAATATACTTACAATACATCAGTCCATACCGATCAACGGTATAGCTTCACTGACAATTTCGATACAGGTATTGAGCGAAACAGAAGATGTTTCAAAAATGGTAGATGCCATGAATGCACAGAATGGCGTCCAGTCAGTGAAAATCTTGGGAAAGAGTCTTGCCTGA
- the prfB gene encoding peptide chain release factor 2: MLELDNLKLELEQYREPLEQLKVSLDLENKANRIDELNHLMAEPGFWDDPEKSQKQSRELGDLKGDVETYDTLENQFNDIFDLIDMANDENDESMIDEIKSEYESFSEAYEKIRIKTLLSEEYDTDNAILRLNAGAGGTESCDWCSMLFRMYSRWAERHGFTVEVLDSLDGDEAGLKSATFQINGENAYGYLKAEKGVHRLVRISPFNAQGKRQTSFVSLDVMPDIEEDIDIEVKPEDIRVDTYRSSGAGGQHINKTSSAIRITHLPTGIVVTCQNERSQFQNRDKAMQMLKAKLLMLAHENNAEKLSEIRGEVKDNAWGSQIRSYFLQPYQLVKDLRTGVEVAQADSVLDGNLDPFINGYLVWKANGGKAAQ; the protein is encoded by the coding sequence ATGTTAGAGTTAGATAATTTAAAACTCGAATTAGAACAATACAGAGAGCCCCTTGAGCAGCTTAAAGTTTCACTTGATCTTGAAAATAAGGCGAACAGGATAGATGAGCTCAATCATCTTATGGCTGAGCCCGGATTCTGGGATGACCCGGAAAAGAGCCAGAAGCAGTCAAGAGAACTTGGTGACTTAAAGGGTGACGTAGAGACTTACGATACTCTCGAAAATCAGTTTAATGATATCTTTGACCTTATTGATATGGCGAATGATGAAAATGATGAGTCTATGATAGATGAGATCAAATCAGAATATGAGTCATTCAGTGAAGCATATGAAAAAATAAGGATCAAGACACTTCTTTCGGAAGAATATGATACAGATAATGCCATTTTAAGGCTTAATGCAGGAGCCGGCGGTACTGAGTCCTGTGACTGGTGCAGCATGCTTTTCAGAATGTACAGCAGATGGGCTGAAAGACATGGCTTTACAGTTGAGGTACTGGATTCACTTGACGGTGATGAAGCAGGTCTTAAAAGTGCTACATTTCAGATCAATGGTGAAAATGCATATGGATATCTTAAGGCAGAGAAGGGAGTACATCGTCTTGTGCGTATATCTCCATTCAATGCTCAGGGTAAGAGACAGACATCATTCGTATCACTTGATGTTATGCCTGATATTGAAGAGGATATCGATATCGAGGTTAAGCCTGAGGATATCAGGGTTGATACCTATCGTTCATCCGGTGCCGGCGGACAGCATATCAATAAGACTTCATCTGCCATCAGAATCACTCACCTGCCCACAGGAATAGTAGTTACCTGTCAGAACGAGAGATCACAGTTCCAGAACAGGGATAAGGCTATGCAGATGCTGAAGGCAAAGCTCCTTATGCTTGCTCATGAAAATAATGCAGAGAAACTTTCTGAGATCAGAGGTGAAGTAAAGGATAATGCATGGGGTTCACAGATACGTTCATATTTCCTGCAGCCTTATCAGCTTGTAAAGGATTTAAGAACCGGTGTAGAAGTGGCACAGGCAGACAGCGTCCTTGATGGAAATCTCGATCCTTTCATCAATGGTTATCTTGTTTGGAAGGCAAACGGAGGAAAAGCAGCTCAGTAA
- the secA gene encoding preprotein translocase subunit SecA, translating to MSIFTKIFGTHSQHELKRIQPIVDKILSLRESMVALSDEELKDKTREFKKRIADGESLDSIMPEAYAVVREAGRRVLNMEHFPVQIIGGIILHQGRIAEMRTGEGKTLVSTLPAYLNALEGKGVYIVTVNDYLAKRDSEWMGQIHEFLGLKVGVVLNGMTSEERQAAYACDITYVTNNELGFDYLRDNMVIYKKQLVLRGLHYCIIDEVDSVLIDEARTPLIISGQSGKSTKIYEACDILATQLERGEASVDELTKMDAIMGTEIEETGDFIVNEKDKVVNLTEQGVAKVEKFFHIKNLADAENLEIQHCIILALRAHNLMFRDKDYVVKDDEVLIVDEFTGRIMPGRRYSDGLHQAIEAKEHVKVKRESKTLANITFQNFFNKFDKKAGMTGTAATEEREFREIYSMDVITIPTNKPIARKDLQDAVFKTKKEKLKAIVDEIVRIHETGQPILVGTITIEASEELSALLKKRGIKHNVLNAKFHELEAEIVAQAGQHGAVTIATNMAGRGTDIKLDEESRAAGGLMIIGTERHESRRIDNQLRGRAGRQGDPGVSRFYISLEDDLMRLFGSERLMAAFEALNVPEGEQIEHGMLTRAIEKAQMKIEDNNFGIRKNLLDYDAVNNDQREIIYAERNKVLNGESMRDSIYKMITDIVESAVDTCIGEDQRPDDWDLKELNELLIPIVPLAPVKSPDIKGLNKGELVQRLKEQAVKYYESKEAEFPEPEHLREIERVVLLKVIDRKWMDHIDDMEQLRQGIGLQAFAQKNPVVEYRTAGFEMFDSMTSAIKEDTVRLLMHIRIEQKVEREQVAKVTGTNKDDSVAKGPKKRVEKKVYPNDPCPCGSGKKFKNCHGRPGMSWPEK from the coding sequence ATGAGTATTTTTACGAAAATTTTCGGAACACACAGTCAGCACGAACTTAAGCGTATTCAGCCTATAGTAGACAAGATACTGTCACTTCGTGAATCGATGGTTGCGCTCTCTGATGAAGAACTTAAAGATAAGACAAGAGAATTCAAGAAGAGGATCGCAGACGGAGAGAGTCTGGATTCGATAATGCCTGAGGCCTATGCGGTAGTCAGGGAGGCAGGACGCCGTGTGCTCAATATGGAGCATTTCCCTGTACAGATAATCGGTGGAATCATCCTTCATCAGGGACGTATCGCCGAAATGAGAACTGGTGAAGGTAAGACCCTTGTATCAACACTTCCTGCATATCTTAATGCACTTGAAGGAAAGGGTGTATATATTGTAACAGTAAATGATTACCTCGCTAAGCGTGACTCGGAGTGGATGGGTCAGATCCATGAGTTCTTAGGACTCAAGGTCGGTGTTGTTCTTAACGGTATGACAAGTGAAGAACGTCAGGCAGCCTATGCGTGCGATATCACATATGTAACAAATAATGAGCTTGGTTTCGATTACCTTAGAGACAACATGGTAATCTATAAAAAACAGCTTGTTCTCCGTGGACTTCATTACTGCATCATCGATGAGGTTGACTCGGTTCTTATTGATGAGGCGCGTACACCTCTTATTATTTCCGGACAGAGCGGAAAATCAACAAAGATATATGAAGCCTGTGATATTCTTGCAACACAGCTTGAACGTGGTGAAGCTTCCGTTGATGAGCTTACAAAGATGGATGCCATCATGGGAACTGAGATAGAGGAGACAGGTGACTTTATCGTAAATGAAAAGGATAAGGTTGTTAACCTTACGGAGCAGGGTGTGGCAAAGGTTGAGAAATTCTTCCATATCAAGAACCTTGCCGACGCTGAAAACCTTGAGATACAGCATTGTATCATCCTTGCACTCAGAGCTCACAATCTTATGTTCCGTGATAAGGACTATGTAGTAAAGGATGATGAAGTTCTTATTGTTGATGAATTTACCGGACGTATCATGCCGGGACGTCGTTATTCAGACGGTCTTCATCAGGCTATAGAAGCAAAAGAGCATGTTAAGGTAAAGAGAGAAAGCAAGACTTTAGCTAACATCACATTCCAGAACTTCTTTAATAAATTTGATAAAAAAGCAGGAATGACAGGTACTGCTGCAACTGAGGAAAGAGAATTCCGTGAGATCTACAGCATGGACGTTATCACTATTCCTACTAATAAGCCCATTGCGAGAAAAGATCTCCAGGATGCAGTATTTAAGACAAAGAAAGAAAAGCTCAAGGCTATTGTTGACGAGATAGTCCGTATACATGAGACAGGTCAGCCTATCCTGGTTGGTACGATCACAATCGAAGCCTCTGAGGAGCTTTCCGCTCTTCTTAAGAAAAGAGGTATCAAGCATAATGTCCTCAATGCGAAGTTCCATGAGCTTGAGGCTGAGATCGTTGCTCAGGCAGGTCAGCACGGAGCAGTAACCATTGCTACAAACATGGCAGGACGTGGTACCGATATCAAGCTTGATGAAGAGTCAAGGGCTGCGGGCGGTCTTATGATCATTGGTACAGAGAGACATGAGTCCAGACGAATTGATAACCAGCTTCGCGGACGTGCCGGACGTCAGGGAGACCCCGGTGTTTCCAGATTCTATATCTCACTTGAAGACGATCTGATGAGACTTTTCGGTTCAGAGAGACTTATGGCTGCCTTTGAGGCACTTAACGTACCTGAGGGTGAGCAGATCGAGCACGGAATGCTTACAAGAGCTATTGAAAAGGCTCAGATGAAGATAGAGGATAACAACTTTGGCATAAGAAAGAACCTCCTTGATTATGATGCAGTAAACAACGATCAGAGAGAGATCATCTATGCAGAGAGAAATAAAGTTCTTAACGGCGAATCAATGAGAGATTCTATCTATAAGATGATCACTGATATTGTTGAAAGCGCTGTTGATACCTGTATCGGAGAGGATCAGAGACCTGATGACTGGGATCTTAAGGAACTCAATGAGCTGCTTATTCCGATAGTACCTCTTGCACCGGTTAAGAGTCCTGATATCAAGGGTCTTAATAAGGGGGAGCTTGTTCAGAGATTGAAGGAGCAGGCTGTTAAATATTATGAAAGTAAAGAGGCTGAGTTCCCTGAACCTGAGCATCTCCGTGAAATCGAGCGTGTGGTTCTGCTTAAGGTAATTGACCGTAAATGGATGGATCATATCGATGATATGGAGCAGTTAAGACAGGGTATCGGACTTCAGGCATTTGCACAGAAGAATCCTGTAGTTGAATATCGTACAGCAGGATTTGAGATGTTCGATTCAATGACAAGTGCGATAAAGGAAGACACCGTAAGACTCCTTATGCACATCAGAATTGAGCAGAAGGTTGAAAGAGAACAGGTTGCCAAGGTTACCGGAACGAATAAGGATGATTCGGTAGCAAAGGGGCCTAAGAAGCGTGTAGAAAAGAAGGTTTATCCCAACGATCCATGTCCTTGCGGAAGCGGCAAGAAGTTTAAGAACTGCCATGGACGCCCGGGAATGTCCTGGCCTGAAAAATAA
- a CDS encoding CotH kinase family protein yields the protein MKYIKKRFTALISLFLIIIVIFAVYRIEKKESASNASSLPEMFSFNLNGSGNYIDLYYDEHHSSDTWYLFIPSNADLERSTIEFSGCEKIVFEDINGNKFEQKNGERLAQGLNSFESYYMEFMDENGNETERRIFQYMQSENVASMFIETESGSMEKINADKTYQEAGKLCLYNSEGGLEYQGEIASLKGRGNTSWELEKKPYRVKLNEPHSLCGLKSSDKWVLLANCLDKSNIRNKTVNGFAKAMGFKETTSSVYVDLYLNGKYNGIYELSEKVQVASGNVDIEDLDIQNEQLNSKKTSSYPQTVVSADSPGERRAFDLDRNPTDISGGYLIEKNYEERYERFPSRFRTVSGEKYCIRSPEIASKEEVDYIADLVNKIEKTAAEGGDVSNLIELKSFADKYLLEEFVDNEASGATSSFFYKYSDAVDPLLHAGPPWDYDKTLENLMPGELDDVGRLTYLTNHGNGTRIFYNLFMNCEEYRDKVYEEYCNVMEPMLNDYIENEGWNNNEYSEIDDRMDMMRWTSTPESTAEEIEKIADFIKSRKELFDKIFKDNGKLCTVHFVGDFANRDPYYGYSYGSELGELPYIKEKEGLTAVWVNSKTGEELTETTIVTDERIEAEVMYK from the coding sequence ATGAAATATATAAAAAAGAGATTTACAGCTTTAATAAGTCTCTTTCTTATTATAATAGTTATTTTTGCAGTATACAGAATAGAAAAGAAAGAGTCGGCTTCGAACGCTTCCTCGCTTCCGGAAATGTTCAGCTTTAATTTAAACGGAAGCGGCAATTATATTGATCTTTATTATGATGAGCACCACAGCTCGGATACCTGGTATCTTTTTATTCCGTCAAATGCTGATCTGGAAAGATCGACCATAGAATTTTCGGGATGTGAAAAAATAGTATTCGAAGATATCAACGGAAATAAATTCGAGCAGAAAAACGGGGAAAGGCTGGCTCAAGGTCTTAACTCATTTGAAAGCTATTATATGGAATTTATGGACGAAAATGGAAATGAAACAGAAAGACGCATTTTCCAATATATGCAGTCGGAGAATGTTGCGTCGATGTTCATAGAGACAGAATCCGGCAGTATGGAAAAGATAAATGCTGATAAAACTTATCAGGAAGCCGGAAAACTCTGCCTTTATAACAGCGAGGGCGGCCTTGAGTACCAGGGTGAGATCGCAAGTCTCAAGGGCAGGGGAAATACCAGCTGGGAGCTTGAAAAAAAGCCTTATAGAGTTAAATTGAATGAGCCTCACTCACTATGTGGACTCAAATCCTCAGATAAATGGGTGCTTCTTGCAAATTGTCTGGATAAATCAAATATCAGAAACAAGACGGTGAATGGATTTGCAAAAGCGATGGGCTTTAAGGAGACTACATCTTCAGTTTATGTGGATCTTTATCTTAACGGCAAATACAATGGGATTTATGAATTAAGTGAAAAGGTGCAGGTCGCATCGGGAAATGTGGATATAGAGGATCTTGATATACAGAATGAACAGCTTAATTCTAAAAAAACCTCCAGCTATCCGCAGACAGTTGTAAGTGCCGATTCACCGGGAGAGAGAAGAGCCTTTGACCTCGACAGAAACCCGACAGATATTAGCGGCGGATATCTGATAGAGAAGAATTATGAAGAAAGATATGAACGGTTTCCATCAAGATTCAGAACAGTTTCCGGAGAAAAATATTGCATTAGGAGTCCGGAAATAGCTTCTAAGGAAGAAGTAGATTATATAGCGGATCTTGTTAATAAAATAGAGAAGACAGCGGCTGAAGGCGGAGATGTCTCCAATCTTATAGAACTTAAAAGCTTTGCCGACAAGTATCTTTTGGAAGAATTTGTCGATAATGAGGCATCCGGGGCCACGAGTTCATTTTTCTATAAATATTCGGATGCGGTAGATCCGCTCCTTCATGCAGGACCACCCTGGGATTACGATAAGACACTCGAGAATCTGATGCCGGGAGAGCTCGATGATGTAGGAAGACTGACTTACCTCACAAATCATGGAAATGGTACCAGGATTTTCTATAATCTTTTTATGAATTGTGAAGAGTACAGAGACAAGGTCTATGAGGAGTATTGCAATGTCATGGAGCCGATGCTTAACGATTATATAGAGAATGAAGGCTGGAATAATAACGAATACTCTGAGATAGACGACAGAATGGATATGATGAGATGGACTTCCACACCTGAATCAACGGCTGAGGAAATAGAAAAGATAGCCGATTTTATAAAGAGCAGGAAAGAGTTGTTTGACAAGATATTTAAGGATAATGGAAAACTCTGTACGGTACATTTTGTGGGAGATTTTGCAAATAGAGATCCTTATTATGGTTATTCCTACGGTTCGGAGTTGGGAGAACTTCCCTATATAAAAGAAAAGGAAGGTCTCACTGCAGTATGGGTCAATTCAAAGACCGGAGAAGAATTAACAGAAACGACCATAGTTACCGACGAGCGGATAGAAGCAGAGGTCATGTATAAATAG